In Pseudochaenichthys georgianus unplaced genomic scaffold, fPseGeo1.2 scaffold_525_arrow_ctg1, whole genome shotgun sequence, the sequence ctcactatttgcaAGATGACttagccttatattggctacttagtgagaatcaactcagtgagctacagataccaaggatgctggctgatgaagaagacaaagtaacggcccgtctacactacaggcatcaacaaatctcgaagctgggcgtgtctgaggcttggcgatttctcgcgcccaaggcgaccaacaaccaatcacatgaatctcccgcccccgggatacaaagcaatagcaatgttttaAACGAAgtcaactggatataaactccccaaacaggcgaaaacctaccagttccacccccTGTCTcttgccacctccctccatgcccggctcctccagtttgtatcccggtaaatagtttctagtcgtaaagaaccgggtgatttgctgtcgtaatttctcgtttggaatatgaggatatgaactgcggtctggctctcccagcttgcacgcggtttgattggctagcgcttgtactggcgggatttgcataaacgggatttgattggctgatgccagtttcgaaagcatcgggagcatcaaaagttgaacattgcttaactgttgatgctcacgatgcttgcaaagccatgctccgctccccacaatgcagttcggcgaagattcaaaatcttctacgtcaccccattcaagtgaatgggcgaagcgttgaaagcattttttcgatgcctgtagtgtagacggggcgtaaggcttagcagtacagataaatgggctcactatttggcaagcaaccggtcacagttgccctgtttatctcatgtcttataaaagcttagtaatgatttataaagtgttcacgacctaattaataaatgaattacaaactattcgtaaaccctttatacgggtggtcttattgtaaagtggtccCAGCAGTTTTTACTAGAGTTGAAAATAGCATTTCATAGCTTCAAACTTATTAAATCAATAACTATTGTTTACACACAAAACAACTCTCCTCAGATGTCCTTTGATCTCCTCTAGCACAGACATCGTAAACATGTTTTTGAAAATCGCATTTTCGTTGGATTTGTCGGAAAATGTCCAAACTGTGGACGCCATGTTTGGCTGTTTACTCGCTTTtatatcttcttcttcttctggtgTTACAATCTTTATGAAATTGACTGCAGATCTAAGCTAtctttgacctttgaccctcTCTCAATACTGTtgttaaaaaaacatatataataatgaAAAACCGCTTTGAAAGAAACCTTTTTCTTGAGATTTTATtgctatattttatttttatttttttaaatatattttatcgTATTTATTGGTTTTTGTTTTCCTTTATTTTACTGAGAGGAATCACTATTTACTTGattgtgttttattatttattatcgtACATCTTGCCTGCTGTCTCTCAAAGTGTTCACGTGTCATGCTGCGATGCGGCTTCAAGGTTCTCGTTAAGGTTCTGTTTTAAATGGTgtgtttctgtctctctttaacacgtctctcttctctcttctctcttccctctatcctcttcctcttcctcttcctcttctgcaAACCAACTGTCCTGCTCTTTACTGATAACACTGTTATGAAAAACTGCATTAAAACCACCTTCTTTCTTTGAGTTTCTTTCTTTGAGTAGTTCCTGCAGATTGTAaccccccctctcttctctccgtCTCCAGCAGCCAAGCGTCCGTCCTCAGCCTCCTCGCTGCCGGGCATTGTGGGTAGGATGATGTCGTCTGTAGAGCGCGgcgcctcctcttcctcctgcaccTCCGTCAACACGCTctcctcctccgcctcctccgTCTCCCTGCAGGACACCTCccactcctcctcttcctcctcctcctcttcctcactgcCATATGGCACCGTGCCCACTTAcaactcttcctcctcctccacgccAAAAAGAAATGGATCCGATATCAGCCTGGACCTCACGCCCCTTGTTAGGCCTcatggaggagggggaggagctaCTGCGGGAGGAGGCGGGGCTTGTGGAGCTCAGGTGACGGGTGAAGCCCCGCCCCCTGACGGAGCCGCCCTATTGGTCGAGGTGCCGTTGGTAGCTCCGCCCCGACAGCTGTCCCGATTGGATAGAGTCGTCTTGGAGATCGTGGAGACCGAACAGGCCTACGTCCGCGATCTGAAGAGCATCGTGGAGGTAAGAAACCACAGCTGGAAATAAGATGCATCTATTGTCCATGTTTCAAAGGCCTCCTATCAGGAAACATGATGTCTTTTATTCATCAATGTGTCATGACGACATTACTCAAATGTTTacccccacgggccaatcagaaacgttgccgtCAGAAACAACGAGacatgttttggacgtaatatggtctgtgttgacattagcatgctagcactcagagctaacctgcactggagagcatgtgtgtgaagaagcaggaagtaaaaaggaagtcACCTCGTGGTAaacctgagagagagaaagagtttGAGCTCCATCCTGTTTCAGAGaggatccttgatgtggtttggaacaggaTGTGGAGTTTCGTCACGGCAGCATGTAGCTGAGTTTCTGCTGGGAGAATCTCCcgcataagccccgcccccctcgatgataggtgacctttaaagggcAGCAAACATCATTAACGCGTTGGATTTGGAAACATTGAAGCACGTTCTTTCCTATAAATACATGAGTGTAACCATCAGCAGCATAGTATGTATATTCTCCCCCGCCCCGAGTCTTTTCAGACGGCACAGAAATGACTCTAAATAGTATATGGAAATTCTACATGTTTCTTCCACCACTTTAAATAATGATGCATCTATTTGTGCATGTTCAAAATAGCAGCGAGCATCATgtaaatacagataatacaaCAATATGGCAATTCAACATGGTACATGGTGTTCCCCCACTCAACCAAGTgaagggaggtgtgtgtgtgtgtgtgtgtgtgtgtgtgtgtggtgtgtgtgtgtgtgtgtgtgtgtgtgtgtgtgtgtgtgtgtgtgtgtgtgtgtgtgtgtgtgtgtgtgtgtgtgtgtgtgtgtgtgtgtgtgtgtgtgtgtgtgtgtgtgtgtgtgtgtgtgtgtgtgtgtgtgtgtgtgtgtaggccaGCTGTAGGTAAGCTCACCCAAAGGCATTCACACCTGGCTAGTAAATCTATGGCTAGCTCCTCcctaacacacacgcacatgcacacacacacacacacacacacacacacacacacacccacacacacacacacacacacacacacacacacacacacacacacacacacacctccgccCACTATTGCACCATAGATggaaaaacattttcaaaactGACTCATGTTTTAGTGTTGGtttaaatataattataatGTAGCATTTGATCGGCCAGAATGCAGGTGTGTTTTCATCCACGTGTTTCATGCAGATGGTTCAGTGTGCAAGTGGACACGTTGCCTCACTCTTATTGCAAGTGAAGCAAGTTCCTCTGTGAGaaagaactgtgtgtgtgtgtgtgtgtgtgtgtgtgtgtgtgtgtgtgtgtgtgtgtgtgtgtgtgtgtgtgtgtgtgtgtgtgtgtgtgtgtgtgtgtgtgtgtgtgtgtgtgtctcatccATCACTGGCCCAGGTGCAGCcagtcactgtgtgtgtgtgtgtgtgtgtgtgtgtgtgtgtgtgtgtgtgtgtgtgtgtgtgtgtgtgtgtgtgtgtgtgtgtgtgtgtgtgtgtgtgtgtgtgtgtgtgtgtgtgtgtgtgtgtgtgtgtgtgtgtgtgtgtgtgtgtgtgtgtg encodes:
- the LOC117443043 gene encoding uncharacterized protein isoform X1 yields the protein MPEGSRRGSQRSPSNTAAKRPSSASSLPGIVGRMMSSVERGASSSSCTSVNTLSSSASSVSLQDTSHSSSSSSSSSSLPYGTVPTYNSSSSSTPKRNGSDISLDLTPLVRPHGGGGGATAGGGGACGAQVTGEAPPPDGAALLVEVPLVAPPRQLSRLDRVVLEIVETEQAYVRDLKSIVE
- the LOC117443043 gene encoding pleckstrin homology domain-containing family G member 2-like isoform X2, with protein sequence MMSSVERGASSSSCTSVNTLSSSASSVSLQDTSHSSSSSSSSSSLPYGTVPTYNSSSSSTPKRNGSDISLDLTPLVRPHGGGGGATAGGGGACGAQVTGEAPPPDGAALLVEVPLVAPPRQLSRLDRVVLEIVETEQAYVRDLKSIVE